CCCAAATCCTTGGGGTGCTCCAGAACTGGAGCCCAGCACCCGCCCCCCCAAGCCCTGTCAGTAAAGCCCCCTCCTGCTTCCCTTTGCAGCTGGAGCTCAACCACCACGATGTGGCCCCGCAAATCGCACCCCGAGGTAGGCACCGGTCCCCCAGCTTGTGCGTGGGGGATCTGGGTGGGTTTGCCCCAGGGCCGAGCCACCGCGGGGTCCCCCTGGCTGGCAGGGGCTGTAATTTGGGGTCGCCGATGGCTGGTAAAAGCtccccccgccgtgcccccccAGGCAGTGCCACTGCTACCACGACGCAGTCGCTGACGCTGGAGGACCTGGACATGCTGCAGTtggtgctgcagcactgcaacaTCTCCACCCTCGGCCCCACACCGTCCCCCTGGCCGCCCGCAGGTGAGACTGGCCCTGCCTGGGGACGGGGGGAGGCGCAGAGGGGTTGGGGTGACCCTGTCCCCACCTGTGATGTCTCCTCAGGGGATGTCCTGCACGACGAGgatgctctgctccagcccGGCCCCAGCCAAGGCGGCTGCCTCCCCCCAACGGTGTTTCAGGAGTGGGGGCCCGTGGCGGAGCAGCCCCCGCTGGGCGCCTACAGCCCCTCGGACCACATGCTGCTAGGGGAGCAAACCATCCCAGGTGGGTGCGGCGGGGCTCCGGCCACGGGAAACCGCCGTAATGGGGTGAGaagtggctgggggggggggggggtgtccccgAATTGCGAGGCCGACGCTGCCCCCGTGccactgcaggagctgtgccGCTGCCGTGCCACACGCTCCCCGCTGAGCAGGAGCCCGCCGGCCCCGTGCTGTCCCCGGGCGAGGCGCTGCTCTTCCaccccgccgccagccccccgccgccggcggATGACACAGGTGAGGGGTTGGAGGAGGGAACGGGGCGATGTTTTTTGGGGCCGCCGCCGCTGACCGCTGCTTGGCACAGGGATCCCCCCCCACCTGGACATCACCATCTACTACCGGGGGAAGACGGTCCACCAGGAGGTGGTGAATGACAGACGGTGCCTGCTGGCCTACCAGTCCCTGGACCCGGCGgtggccctgcagccagggcagcgcgtcctcttccccagccccgAGGGCCTGGCTGACAGCAAGCAGCGGCAGTTCAccgaggagctgctgctgggcgtGGGGCTGCGGCTGGAGCAGCGCGCCGGCAGGCTCTTCGCCACCCGCCTGAAGAAGTGCAAGGTCTTCTGGGCCCTGTCGCAGCAGCTCGACAACGGGAAACCCCCGCCCAACCTTCTGTGCCGGGACCAGGAGACCCCCATCTTTGACTTCAACGTGTTTTGCAcaggtggggaaggaagggttGAGGTGGTGCGAAagggggcagccccaggcttGGCACCACCCGAACCCTCCCATCCCTTTTGTCCCCACGCTGCCTGCTGCCGTCTCTCGGGCCCACCCCAAAGCCAAGCCCtgcctttgctttgcagagctcAGGGACTTCCGCGACAACCGCAGGGAGCGGTCCCCTGACTTCACCATCTTCCTCTGCTTCGGGCAGTGCTTCTCCAACTGCAAGCCCAAGGAGTCCAAGCTCATCCTGGTGAAGGTGAGCGGCCCCGAGGGGGCCGAtggccacccctgcagcccggGGAGGTGTTCCTTGGGGGCCGCGGGAGGTGGGAAGCCAGGGAGGGGAGCCctcaggggctgggggcgaTGTGGGGCTGGGTACGCGTGGAGTGGGTCCCTCGGGGACTGGGGAGATGGGGTGCCCTGGGTGCCTCCTTCCTCGGCTCTAGGGGGATGGGGCCACAAGGGCTGCCATGCGGGGAAGCATGGCACCTCCAGGCCACGGTGCCCCTTTTCTGCCCCAGCTGGTGCCCAAGTTCTGTGAGCACTGGTACGAGCAGGTGCAGCGGGAGGGAGCCTCCTCCCTCAACAGCGGC
This Cygnus atratus isolate AKBS03 ecotype Queensland, Australia chromosome 5, CAtr_DNAZoo_HiC_assembly, whole genome shotgun sequence DNA region includes the following protein-coding sequences:
- the IRF7 gene encoding interferon regulatory factor 7, which encodes MAAAESEGDAQKLRFGPWLVNAINSGLYQGLCWTDPARRVFRIPWKHNARKDVTSSDIEIFKAWAQASGRYEGSPEDPAKWKTNFRCALRSTHMFTLLEDHSKNSDDPHKVFAVNSTAPQHGQDGGFGGPVADAPPQQQPQLELNHHDVAPQIAPRGSATATTTQSLTLEDLDMLQLVLQHCNISTLGPTPSPWPPAGDVLHDEDALLQPGPSQGGCLPPTVFQEWGPVAEQPPLGAYSPSDHMLLGEQTIPGAVPLPCHTLPAEQEPAGPVLSPGEALLFHPAASPPPPADDTGIPPHLDITIYYRGKTVHQEVVNDRRCLLAYQSLDPAVALQPGQRVLFPSPEGLADSKQRQFTEELLLGVGLRLEQRAGRLFATRLKKCKVFWALSQQLDNGKPPPNLLCRDQETPIFDFNVFCTELRDFRDNRRERSPDFTIFLCFGQCFSNCKPKESKLILVKLVPKFCEHWYEQVQREGASSLNSGNVSLQLSDSFSLYELIEQYSMQMD